TTCTGATCAAGGAGTTCGCGAAAGGCAAGCTCCCCGAGGCGCCCATCTCGATCCACGACGAGTCGTGGTACGACGAGCGGGACATCGACCTCCAGCTCAACACGCTCGTCGTCGACATCGACGTCGACGGCCACACCATCGAGACCCACGAGGGCGAGGAGTACGCCTGGGACAAGCTGCTCGTCGCGACCGGCGGGACGCCGACGCAGCTCCCCGTCGACAACTCCGACGCCGAGGGTGTCCACCACTTCTGGACGTTCCAGGACGCCCGGGCGATCAAGAACCACATCGAGCAGGCGGACAACTCCGTCATCGTCGGCGCGGGCCTGCTCGGCATCGACCTCGCCGCCATCACCGCGGCTCAGGACGTCGAGGGCAAGTACCTGATGCGCGGCGACTGCTGGTGGCGCTACGCCCTGTCGGAGGAGGGCGCCGAGATCATCCACGAGGCGCTCCGCGAGCGCGACGTCGAGCCCGTCTTTCAGTCCGGCGTCGATCACTTCGAGACCGACGACGAGGGGCACGTCACCACGGCGGTCGACCCCAACGGCGACGAGTACGACGCCGACTTCGTCGGGATCGCGATCGGCCTGAACTTCAACACCGAGATCCTCCAGGACACGCCGATCGAGACCGACGACGGCATCGTCGTCGACGAGTACATGCAGACGAACCACGAGGACGTCTTCGCCGCCGGCGACATCACGCAGTTCGAGGACCTCATCCTCGGCGAGCGCGCCCAGAACGGCGCGTGGGGCTCCGCGAAGGAGCAAGGTTCCATCGCCGCACAGAACATGGTCGACTACGGCTCCGAGCCCTTCGAGTGGGTCTCCTCGTACTCGATCACCCACTTCGACTTCCCGTTCCTCTCGTTCGGCCACCCGACGCTGGGCGACGACGAGGCCGAGGCCAAGTACTCCGACACCGAGTGGCGCCGGCTGGCGTTCAAGGACGGCCGGATCGTCGGCGGCGTCCTGATCGGCGACCTCTCGCCGCAGTCGAAGTACAAGAAGCTGATGCGCGAGCGCCGCGACGTCGCCGACCAGAAGGACGTCCTGATGCAGCAGAATTTCGAGCTGGACGAGCTCGAACTCGAAGAGGCGCCCGCGGAGTAGCGACCGAGCCGACCGGACCCGCGCCCGCGACTTTTTTGTCGTCCTTCTCCGTCGTCGCTTCCCGTAGCCTGTCGTCGCCTGCCGTCCGTCGATCGCCCCACAATGTTTATGATCTTCCCTGATGTTTGGTAGCGTATGTCACGGTCTGATCGAAGCCAGAGCGGCGCAGACGCCCCTGCCGTCGTCGTCGAGTGCGACGGGGAGACGGTCGAGGCCGCCGATCGCGTACAGCACGTGGATCAGCTCCCGCCGGGCGACCGACAGGCGTTCCTCGACGTCGTCGACGGCACCGACCGCGCGCTCGACGCCACGGAGCTCCGACCCGGGGACGTCGTCCGGTACACCGAGTACTACTGCGTGATCTGAGCGCCGTTGCGGACCGATGCAGTTTTCGGCGGGTAGGCGATAGGCGGAGGTATGAGCGACGAGCCCTCAGGCGCCGGCGCGCCGGGCGGCGGCGACGCCGATATGACGCTGGCGTTCGAGCTGGACGCGCTGCGGAACCTCGCGGACCCGAACGCCGTGTTCAACGACGCCCGACAGTGGACGGAGTACGTCGGCGTCGTGAGCGAAAAGCCCACCTACGTCGTCACCAACTACACCCGGAAGCACCGGGTCCGCCAGGACTTCTTCTCCGGGCCGCGCGGCGTCGAAGAGAGCCTCGAAAACGTCAAAGAGCAGTTCGACACCGATCGGCACGTCTTCGTCGGCGTCTCCGAGGAGGACAGGGATATCGCCGAGGCCGCCGGCTGGGAGTACCTCCCCCTTCAGGACGCCGCGGAGGCCGCGGGCTGGCGCATCGCCGGCAGCGCCGCCAGCACCGACCCCTTCGAGTCCAGCGATCGCGACGACTGGCCCTGATCGGCCCGGACCGCGATCCGCCCGTATCGACCGCCACAGCCAAAAGCTATTTTTGCCGGGAAACGCCCGAAAACCCCGCATTCTTCGGCGAACGAAAGCGTTAATCGAATACCGTTCTACCTGTCCGACGATGAGTCACCAGCTTCCTGACGTACAGGCGAGCCAGCCCGACGTGACGGTGGGGCTGAGTCAGGTCGGCGTCACCGGCGTCGACAAGCTCGTCAAACTCGCCCGGGACGGCCACCAGCGGCCGCTCGTCCTGATGGCCGAGTTCGAGGTGTTCGTCGACCTCCCCAGCGGTCGCAAGGGGATCGACATGAGTCGGAACATGCAGGTCATCGACGAGACCCTGGAGTCGGCCGTCTCCGAGCCGGCGTACCGCGTCGAGGACATGTGCGGCGACGCCGCCGAGCGCCTGCTCGCGAAGCACGATTACACCTCCACCGCCGAGGTCCGGATGACGGCGGACTTCGTCGTCCGCGAGGACACGCCCGCGAGCGGGCTCGCGACCCAGAGCACGATCACCATCGTCGCCAGCGCCACGGCGACAGAGGAGGGCACCCGCGAGGAGATCGGCGCCGAGGTCACGGGAATGACGGTCTGTCCCTGCTCGCAGGGGATGTCGGCCTCGCGCGCCCGCGACGTCCTCCACGATCTCGATGTCGACGACGAGACCATCGACGAGTTCCTGGAGAAGGTCCCCCAGCCGGGCCACTCCCAGCGCGGCCACGCGACGCTCACGGTCACCGCCGACGGCTCGCCGGACGTCGACCTGATGGAGATCGCAGAGATCGCCCGCGACTCGATGTCCGCGCGGATCTACAACCTCGCCAAGCGCCCCGACGAGGACCATATGACCTACCAGGCCCACGCGGACGCGAAGTTCGTCGAGGACTGCGTGCGCTCGATGGCCGAGCAGGTGGTCGAGGAGTTCGACCACCTCGACGACGACGCCGTCGTCCACATGAAGCAGTCGAACGACGAGTCCATCCACCAGCACAACGCCCACGCCGAGCGCGAGGTCACCCTCGAACAGCTCCGCAGCGAAGTGAACGGATACTCGGAGTAGTTCCGTTCCTATTCCTCACCCGTCCCCAGCGAGAGCGGCTCCGCCGCCTCCCAGGTCGGGTCGAACATCTCCCGGACGTCGCCGGCGAACTCCGGGTCCTTCAGATCGATCATCGCGAACGCCTCCGCGGGGTCCAGCGGGTTCGGCACCTCGATGCAGACCTCCACGTCGTCGATGAGCTCGAACGTCCCCGAGAGGTCCGGCGCCGTCCGGACCGCGAAGTCCGGGTGGTCGGCCAGCCGATCGAGGTAGCGGTCGCCGACGCTCGACGGGAGCGAGTCGACCAATTCCGGGGCCATCAGCACCGAGACGTCGACGCCGCGGTCCAGCGCCGCCTCCAGTTCCTCGGCCACCTGGTCGCCGACGACGCCCAGGTCGAACTGCGGCGACACCGATCCGGCGACGACGACGAGGGAGTCGTCCGCGGCGGCGAGGCGCTCGACGAGCAGTTCCATCGACTCGTCGGCGCCGACGGCGGCCGTCCAGAACTGGCTCTGGACGGGCTCTGCGGCCTCTAGTTCCTCTGTGAGTTCGTCTACGACGCTCTCGTACTGGCTCGCCTTCTCCCTGAGTTCCCGGCGCTTGTTCTCTAAGAGGCGGTCGAGCGCGGTGTCCGGCTCGACGGCGACGTACTTCTTCGGCCGGCTCGCCGCCTGGCTCCGGACGAGGTTGTGCTGTTCGAGGCTGTTGAGGACGTCGTAGATCCGACCCATCGGCACGTCGCTGGCGCGCGACAACTCCTTTGCGGTTGTCGCCCCCGTCCGCAGCAGCGACCGGTACGCT
This is a stretch of genomic DNA from Halobellus sp. MBLA0158. It encodes these proteins:
- a CDS encoding NAD(P)/FAD-dependent oxidoreductase; amino-acid sequence: MTQSYVIIGDGVAGSSAAETLREEDPDADITVITDEGEALYNRILIKEFAKGKLPEAPISIHDESWYDERDIDLQLNTLVVDIDVDGHTIETHEGEEYAWDKLLVATGGTPTQLPVDNSDAEGVHHFWTFQDARAIKNHIEQADNSVIVGAGLLGIDLAAITAAQDVEGKYLMRGDCWWRYALSEEGAEIIHEALRERDVEPVFQSGVDHFETDDEGHVTTAVDPNGDEYDADFVGIAIGLNFNTEILQDTPIETDDGIVVDEYMQTNHEDVFAAGDITQFEDLILGERAQNGAWGSAKEQGSIAAQNMVDYGSEPFEWVSSYSITHFDFPFLSFGHPTLGDDEAEAKYSDTEWRRLAFKDGRIVGGVLIGDLSPQSKYKKLMRERRDVADQKDVLMQQNFELDELELEEAPAE
- a CDS encoding DUF7124 domain-containing protein, which codes for MSDEPSGAGAPGGGDADMTLAFELDALRNLADPNAVFNDARQWTEYVGVVSEKPTYVVTNYTRKHRVRQDFFSGPRGVEESLENVKEQFDTDRHVFVGVSEEDRDIAEAAGWEYLPLQDAAEAAGWRIAGSAASTDPFESSDRDDWP
- the mptA gene encoding GTP cyclohydrolase MptA; its protein translation is MSHQLPDVQASQPDVTVGLSQVGVTGVDKLVKLARDGHQRPLVLMAEFEVFVDLPSGRKGIDMSRNMQVIDETLESAVSEPAYRVEDMCGDAAERLLAKHDYTSTAEVRMTADFVVREDTPASGLATQSTITIVASATATEEGTREEIGAEVTGMTVCPCSQGMSASRARDVLHDLDVDDETIDEFLEKVPQPGHSQRGHATLTVTADGSPDVDLMEIAEIARDSMSARIYNLAKRPDEDHMTYQAHADAKFVEDCVRSMAEQVVEEFDHLDDDAVVHMKQSNDESIHQHNAHAEREVTLEQLRSEVNGYSE
- a CDS encoding TrmB family transcriptional regulator, which gives rise to MASLRDLGLSEYEARAYRSLLRTGATTAKELSRASDVPMGRIYDVLNSLEQHNLVRSQAASRPKKYVAVEPDTALDRLLENKRRELREKASQYESVVDELTEELEAAEPVQSQFWTAAVGADESMELLVERLAAADDSLVVVAGSVSPQFDLGVVGDQVAEELEAALDRGVDVSVLMAPELVDSLPSSVGDRYLDRLADHPDFAVRTAPDLSGTFELIDDVEVCIEVPNPLDPAEAFAMIDLKDPEFAGDVREMFDPTWEAAEPLSLGTGEE